In Thermosphaera sp., the sequence CCAAGACGCCGCTGAGTCCGAAGCAAATATCTCAGATGACCGGGCTGAATTACAATACTGTTAGAGCGAGGCTTCACGACCTCAGAAAGGAAGGGAAGGCTTCGAGGGTTCCCGAGGGCTGGGTAGCGAAGTAGTATTCTAATCACTTTATATATGTTTTTAAAAGACTTTACATTCATACATTAATTGAATGTTTTTAAATAAGAGGTGTAGCTATTGAGCCTCATTCATTCAAACAAGTATTTTCCATGGGGATTTAC encodes:
- a CDS encoding DNA-binding protein; the protein is MVDGNKTIKEIVFETLKNAKTPLSPKQISQMTGLNYNTVRARLHDLRKEGKASRVPEGWVAK